One genomic segment of Salvia miltiorrhiza cultivar Shanhuang (shh) unplaced genomic scaffold, IMPLAD_Smil_shh fragScaff_scaffold_79, whole genome shotgun sequence includes these proteins:
- the LOC131003171 gene encoding monothiol glutaredoxin-S15, mitochondrial-like, whose translation MTLQIIGSFYQGIHRFSTSVPSDPDTHEDFRPTTKVGSSDKSLKDIVEHDIKENPVMIYMKGVPELPRCGFSALAVRVLKEYNVPLSARNILEDLELKNDVKSFSHWPTFPHIFINDEFVGGSDIILNMHQTGELKEKLTVDAEKQQ comes from the coding sequence ATGACTTTACAAATAATTGGATCCTTCTATCAGGGCATACATCGTTTTTCCACTTCTGTGCCCAGTGATCCTGATACACATGAAGATTTTAGACCCACGACTAAAGTTGGGAGTTCTGACAAGTCCTTGAAGGACATTGTTGAGCATGATATCAAAGAAAACCCTGTGATGATATACATGAAAGGGGTGCCAGAACTTCCTCGATGTGGATTCAGTGCACTAGCAGTGAGGGTCTTGAAAGAATATAATGTTCCTCTAAGTGCAAGAAATATATTAGAAGACCTTGAGCTAAAGAATGATGTAAAATCCTTCAGCCACTGGCCGACATTCCCTCATATATTCATCAACGACGAGTTTGTTGGGGGATCTGATATCATTCTTAACATGCATCAGACTGGTGAATTGAAGGAAAAACTGACCGTCGATGCAGAGAAACAGCAATAA